In the Streptobacillus canis genome, one interval contains:
- the adhP gene encoding alcohol dehydrogenase AdhP — MRAVVVNKESTGVEVVEKELRPLKAGEALVDVEYCGVCHTDLHVAHGDFGKVSGRVLGHEGIGIVREVAEGVTSLVPGDRVSIAWFFEGCGRCEYCVTGNETLCQSVKNAGYSADGGMAEECIVTADYAVKVPEGLDPAQASSITCAGVTTYKAIKVGRPQPGQWVVIWGAGGLGNLAVQYAKKVFNTRVIAVDINDDKLALAKEVGADYVINGLKEDPVKKIMELTQLGAHISVVTAVSKVAFNQAIDSARPAGRVVAVGLPSETMDVSIVATVLKGIEIIGSLVGTREDLKEAFEFGAMGLVVPVVQTRPIDDAVAIFDEMEKGTIQGRMVIDFRKHKCGCGCHH, encoded by the coding sequence ATGAGAGCAGTAGTAGTTAACAAAGAATCAACTGGTGTTGAAGTTGTTGAAAAAGAATTAAGACCATTAAAAGCTGGAGAAGCTTTAGTAGATGTTGAATATTGTGGTGTTTGTCACACTGACTTACACGTTGCACACGGAGACTTTGGAAAAGTATCAGGAAGAGTATTAGGACACGAAGGAATAGGAATAGTAAGAGAAGTTGCTGAAGGTGTTACTTCATTAGTTCCTGGAGATAGAGTATCTATCGCATGGTTCTTCGAAGGATGCGGAAGATGTGAATATTGTGTAACTGGAAATGAAACTTTATGTCAATCAGTTAAAAATGCAGGATATTCTGCAGACGGTGGTATGGCTGAAGAATGTATAGTTACAGCTGATTATGCTGTTAAAGTTCCTGAAGGATTAGATCCAGCTCAAGCAAGTTCAATTACATGTGCAGGGGTTACTACATATAAAGCAATTAAAGTAGGAAGACCTCAACCTGGACAATGGGTAGTAATATGGGGAGCAGGAGGACTTGGAAACTTAGCAGTTCAATACGCTAAAAAAGTATTTAATACTCGTGTAATCGCAGTAGATATTAATGATGATAAATTAGCTTTAGCAAAAGAAGTTGGAGCTGACTATGTAATTAATGGATTAAAAGAAGATCCAGTTAAGAAAATTATGGAATTAACTCAACTTGGAGCACACATTTCAGTTGTTACAGCTGTATCTAAAGTTGCGTTCAACCAAGCTATAGATTCTGCAAGACCAGCAGGAAGAGTAGTTGCAGTAGGATTACCTTCTGAAACTATGGACGTTTCAATTGTTGCAACAGTATTAAAAGGAATTGAAATAATTGGTTCATTAGTTGGAACAAGAGAAGATCTTAAAGAAGCATTTGAATTTGGAGCAATGGGATTAGTAGTACCAGTAGTTCAAACTAGACCAATCGATGATGCAGTTGCTATCTTCGACGAAATGGAAAAAGGAACTATCCAAGGACGTATGGTTATCGATTTCAGAAAACATAAATGTGGATGTGGATGCCACCATTAA